ATATCCAAGTAGTACGGAAAAAATCATCCACTATTGTAAGGAAATAATGTGCTCTAGATAAGGAAGAAGTATGATATccaccccaaatatcacaaaaaattcaattaaaagcAAAAACACTTTTAGTAGCAAAAGTTGGAAAGGATAATCTTGTGTGTTTAGAACGAGTACAAACATCACAATCAGAAAGAATACAAGGGGAATCTAAAATATTAGGAATAATAAAATTGGAGGGATGACCTAGACGTTGATGTCATAGAGTCTTATTAGTAGTGGATTAAGCAGCAAAAACCATAGGGGGATCAGGACTGTACACGTAAAGCCCATTGCATAGTTCACCCACTCCAATCGGCTTCATCGATTGTGGGTCTTGAAATAAGCAATTATTAGAAGAGAAAGTAATAATGCAAGAATTGTGAAGGGCAATTTGGAAAacagataataaattaaaggtTAAAAGAGGAACGAAATAGACTTGAGTTAGGGTTAGAAATGAAGATAGAACACATGTGCCGAGACCCTCGGCAGGAATATCTTGACCCGTGGGAAGCCGAATGGAGTGGGAGGTTGCTAGAGGTTGAAGATCGGTGAAAGCATCCTTGTGGTGGCAGATATGGTGGTTGGCGCCACTGTCTACCACCCAATGGAGGCGCCGATTGAGTGGAAAATCGAGTTGAGAGGAGAAGAGATTACCAATGAAGTTGACAGAGGACTTAATCGGAGAGGAAGATGGTGCGAGCAAGCCAAAAAGCTTCTGGTAGAGCTCCAGTGACAAGCCAGGAATCGGGCTTGAGGCCGACGGAGTAACGGCGGTCTGGTATATTCTGGATGGGGGCTGACCAAGAATGGAAGGCTGGGTCTTGGGTCTCGGGTTACGGCTAGGGGGATAACCCACGAGGGTCCAACAACGATCTCGAGTGTTTCCGTCTTTGTCGCAAGCCATGCACTTGAAGGGGGTTTTGGGCGCCCACTAGATCTGATTGCCATGGCCATGGTTTCCGATGAAAATGGTCGAATGTTGAGCAGCCTTTGTTACTTTTCTTGAAACAAAATAGAGAAGACTTTGCTTGTGGGTGGGAGTGGATCCATGGCCAAGATTTGAGTGCGGAGGGAGGCGAAGGAATCGTTGAGGCCGAGGAGGAACTGAAACACCTGTTCATTATCAGTTTATTGTTGTAAAGCTTTGAGGTCAGTGCTTTGTTAGAGATGACTGAGTTCATCCCAAATTTGTTTGATTGGTTGTAGTAATCATGGACTGAATTTGTGGTCTGGTGTAGAAAAGAGAGAGTCCGTTTTGAGTTGGTAAATTCTGGCATTATTGCCATGACAAAACCGATAGGAAAGATCAACCCAAACATCACGTGGGTTGGTATGATATTCAAGAGAATTGGCAAGAGAGCGGCTGATAGAATTGAGGATCCAGATAAGAACCATATCCTTCATTTGGTTCCATTGTGTGTATTCTGGTGTGTTAGGTTCAGGAGGTTTGAGGGTACCATCAACAAAACTAAGTTTGTTTTTGGCATTGAGGGTTCGGGTCATGGCTTTTTGCCATTTGGGATAGTTGTCACCAGTTAGAAGTCCATTGACAAGGGTTAAGCTTGGTGAATCTGATGGATGAAAAGATAAGGGGAAATGAGGGAAGGGAGGGTTGGGTTGGATGATTCAGCCATGGTGTTGCAAGACCTTGTTCTAGTCTGATACCGTGTTAAGAGAGAACAAGGTCTTGCATAAGGgataccatgttaagaagaTGAGGGGGACGTGTTTGAATAATTCTGTTTATTGTTTTGGTATTCagctttacaaaatatataagtgttCAATGAAACTAATTATggaaatttacatataatgaaaGGTGCTATTGTAACAAATGCCTAAAAATAAGAAATCCCCGATTTTGTGCAATCCATAATTATGGGAAGAGATGATTTTGTCAATATTCCCCCTCAAGTTGGCACATGAAGATccgtaatgcccaacttgcAGGAGAAATGATGAAAAAGGTCCTGGCCTAaagctttggtgaagatatttGCAATTTGCTCATGTGAAGGAGTGTGAATTGCTTTGAGGAGGCCGGAGCGAATTTTGTTGCGAATGATGTGGCAATCGATCCCAATGTGTTTAGTACGTCATGGAATACTAGATTGTGAGCAATGTGAAGTGCAGACTAATTGTCACAGTATAGATGGAAAGGCTCGGGATGAGGGATGCCAAGATCAGTGAGAAGTTGCTTTAGCTAGGTGAGCTCACAGGTGGTGACAGCAATGGCGCGGTATTCAGCTTCCAGCGGAAGAGTGGGCAACGgtagtttgtttttttgtacGCCACGAGATCAGACTAGTACCGAGCTGGATGAAGTAATTTGTGGTGGAACGACGGGTGGTGGGGCAGCTGGCCTAATCAGAATTAGTATAAGCTGTAACCTAAGAGGTGCtggaagaggagaaaaaaatgccTTGGCCGGGGCTCCCTTTGATGTAACGGAGAACACGCGTAGTAGCAGTCATATGAGGAACACGAGGGGCATGCATGAACTAACTAAGAATGTTGATGGCATAAACAATGTCAGGTCGAGTGATGGTCAAGTAAATGAGACGACCAACTAGACGACGATAAATGCTAGGATAAGGAAGTACAGATCCATCTTCATTGGAAAGCTTCAAATGTTGTTCTATCGGAAAAGAGGCGGTCCAGGCACCAAGTTGACTACTGTCAGAAAGGATATCAAAAGCATATTTTTGCTGATTCAGGAAAATACCTGCAGAAGAACTTGCAACTTTGATTAAGCTATGTTTATTACCAATGATTATACTAGTCATGATAAAGTAATTgctaaataaatttttgaattaccATAGTCTTCAAAAGCAAGAACAACTTTGCCAAGACAATAAGCTGCTAAATAAATTTGCAACAACATGGGTGTTTTACATAAAATACCATTAACTTTGCATCAAAGTACAAATTAATACAAAAGATCACTAATCATAACCTCAATACAAGAATTAGTACCAGATTCtgatacataaaataaaaccgTAATCCCTGAAAACATTAATGATATATGATTAAGATATAATACGAATAACTACGGATGCACAACCATTatgataaataaagaaaatcatggaaatattgttTGGATTAGATCGGTATATAAGTCTGAGTAGCCATAAGGATCTCATTATACTAGAAAATTATCTCATTGAATTATTAACTCACAGTGTTTTCAACTTTGTTAAATCCTTTAGTGGTGGAAACGAGCCAAAAGAACCATCCAAGTCACTACTTCTCTTGCatatcaaaatccaaaaaaaaatccactcaAACCCATGCCAAATTCATGTAGCAAACAAAACCCTAGAGCTGCCAGTATAACACCTACATCATTCacacaaaaattgaaaca
Above is a genomic segment from Juglans microcarpa x Juglans regia isolate MS1-56 chromosome 1D, Jm3101_v1.0, whole genome shotgun sequence containing:
- the LOC121248092 gene encoding sucrose transport protein-like, whose amino-acid sequence is MACDKDGNTRDRCWTLVGYPPSRNPRPKTQPSILGQPPSRIYQTAVTPSASSPIPGLSLELYQKLFGLLAPSSSPIKSSVNFIGFRQYQADHSLFTLVTHTSITIVLMIVSLGAGPCDALFGGGNIPAFVLASVSGFVAGVIAIRRLPNISSGSYKSSGFHLG